In a genomic window of beta proteobacterium MWH-UniP1:
- a CDS encoding fumarylacetoacetate hydrolase family protein translates to MQALPKVEVSTVAIAGSSERFPVRRVYCVGRNYADHAKEMGASGREPPFFFLKPADALFNVADGQTRDWPYPSLTKDLHHEVELVVAIGKGGKNIAVENASKHIWGYAIGLDMTRRDLQAAMKKEAKPWCIGKGFDHGAPIGPLHPIEKTGEITSGPITLKVNGEVRQTGDMSDLIWNINEVIAHISAAWELQAGDLIYTGTPAGVAAVNPGDVLTAQADRVGAFSIKVV, encoded by the coding sequence ATGCAGGCTTTGCCAAAAGTAGAAGTGTCCACAGTTGCAATCGCTGGTTCATCTGAGCGGTTTCCTGTGCGTCGTGTGTATTGCGTTGGCCGCAACTATGCCGACCACGCCAAAGAGATGGGCGCTTCTGGCCGTGAGCCACCGTTTTTCTTTCTAAAGCCCGCTGATGCGCTTTTTAATGTGGCCGACGGCCAGACACGCGATTGGCCTTATCCCAGCCTGACCAAAGATTTACACCATGAGGTGGAATTGGTGGTGGCCATTGGCAAGGGCGGCAAGAACATCGCCGTTGAAAACGCTTCTAAACACATTTGGGGTTACGCCATTGGCTTAGATATGACCCGTCGTGATTTACAGGCAGCGATGAAAAAAGAAGCCAAGCCCTGGTGTATTGGCAAAGGTTTTGATCATGGCGCACCGATCGGCCCGCTCCACCCAATTGAAAAGACCGGTGAAATCACTTCCGGCCCGATTACTTTGAAAGTGAATGGGGAAGTCCGCCAGACCGGTGATATGTCGGATCTGATTTGGAATATCAATGAAGTGATTGCCCATATCTCCGCCGCCTGGGAACTTCAGGCCGGCGATCTGATTTATACCGGCACACCTGCAGGTGTTGCCGCGGTAAACCCCGGTGATGTGTTGACCGCACAGGCCGACCGGGTTGGCGCGTTTTCGATCAAGGTGGTCTAA
- a CDS encoding TRAP transporter substrate-binding protein, which translates to MVPLLFQSTRNLIASAALAAGLLFSTASTAVAKDITLKIHHFLPASGIQQTKMIQPWCDRIGKESNQRLKCQIFPLMQLGGTPAQLIDQARDGVVDIVLVLPGYTAGRFPAMEVFELPFMNHSAEAASKAAWEFYLQHGQKEFTGLKPLAFATHDNGFIHTRSKPIRSVDDFKGMKMRAPTRFTNKLLTSLGASAVGMPVNSVGDAVNKGVIDGFLLPWEVMPGLKLHEMVKFHTETPKDMPALYTAVFVLAMNPARYASLPADLRAVIDRTTGLELSGQMGRTWDQSQAFGRDPAVKRGNTLIQLSAAETDRMMRLSAPLADEWVAQMNKAGGNGKQMLIDAKQLIRKHSK; encoded by the coding sequence ATGGTGCCACTCTTGTTCCAATCCACACGCAACCTCATCGCCAGCGCCGCCCTTGCGGCAGGCCTGCTCTTTAGCACCGCATCAACAGCGGTGGCCAAAGACATCACGCTAAAGATTCACCACTTTTTACCTGCCAGTGGTATCCAGCAGACCAAGATGATTCAGCCCTGGTGTGATCGGATTGGCAAAGAATCGAATCAGCGCCTGAAGTGCCAGATTTTTCCGCTGATGCAGCTTGGGGGCACACCGGCACAATTAATCGATCAGGCCCGTGATGGTGTAGTGGACATTGTCTTGGTCTTACCTGGCTACACCGCCGGCCGCTTCCCAGCCATGGAAGTCTTTGAACTTCCATTTATGAACCACAGCGCTGAAGCCGCATCGAAAGCCGCCTGGGAGTTCTATCTTCAGCACGGCCAAAAAGAATTTACGGGCTTAAAGCCACTGGCCTTTGCGACCCACGACAATGGCTTTATTCACACCCGCAGCAAACCCATTCGCAGTGTGGATGACTTCAAGGGCATGAAGATGCGTGCGCCCACACGGTTTACCAACAAACTCTTGACCAGTCTGGGGGCCTCTGCTGTTGGTATGCCTGTGAACTCAGTAGGTGATGCCGTCAACAAGGGCGTGATCGATGGATTTTTATTGCCCTGGGAAGTCATGCCGGGGCTAAAACTCCATGAGATGGTGAAGTTTCATACCGAGACGCCCAAAGACATGCCCGCGCTTTATACCGCCGTGTTTGTCTTGGCCATGAACCCAGCGCGTTATGCATCTCTGCCCGCCGATCTGCGGGCCGTGATTGATCGAACCACTGGCCTGGAACTCTCAGGCCAGATGGGCCGCACCTGGGACCAGAGCCAGGCCTTTGGCCGCGACCCTGCTGTGAAACGCGGCAATACCCTGATCCAACTCTCGGCAGCCGAGACTGATCGCATGATGCGGCTTTCCGCACCGCTTGCCGATGAGTGGGTCGCCCAGATGAACAAGGCTGGCGGCAACGGCAAGCAAATGTTGATTGATGCCAAGCAGCTGATTCGTAAACACAGCAAGTAA
- a CDS encoding type II toxin-antitoxin system CcdA family antitoxin, producing the protein MKTQTGTRKKAVTLTLREDLVVSAKACIPNFSATVGLLLPEHLASREAAKDARIKQLEGGLAAWNKFNASHPSLADEHSTL; encoded by the coding sequence ATGAAAACCCAAACCGGGACTCGGAAGAAAGCCGTTACCCTGACACTTCGGGAAGACTTGGTAGTTTCTGCCAAGGCCTGCATCCCAAATTTCTCGGCAACGGTAGGTCTGCTGCTGCCCGAGCATTTAGCGAGCCGTGAAGCCGCAAAAGACGCCCGCATAAAGCAGCTTGAAGGGGGTCTCGCCGCCTGGAACAAGTTCAATGCATCACACCCTTCCTTGGCAGACGAACACAGCACACTGTAA
- a CDS encoding TRAP transporter large permease produces MDSLRHLGARLCAYGHDWSFDQRQAAIVSPSMIAISMFGLMVVLMLLRMPVAAAMFIPGALGFAWIAGTDTLLGALKGTTMARLSVYELSVIPLFLLMGQLAVKAGLSKSLFEAAAALVGHLKGGLGFAAIFACAVFGSICGSSVATAATITQVAYPEMKSHGYSGRLSTATLATGGTLGILIPPSVPLVIYAILAEQNIAKLFAASIVPALVAIAGYLVVLRLMHRHDGQTTPLPRASSAARRQALLGVSPILIIFLLVFGGIYSGIFTPTEGAAIGTAGVLISGLIRKTLDWSALGASVLVTAETTAMIFFIFLGADLMNSGLALTQLPTELASWVTTITADPLWILVAVLLLYLVLSSVMDELSMIMLTIPVLFPALMGLDLWGLEAQDKAIWFGILVLMIVQFGLIAPPIGLNVIIVNSLAREVPITQTYRGVLPFLVTDALRIVLLLLFPSLSLWLVHLLH; encoded by the coding sequence GTGGATTCATTACGCCATCTTGGTGCCAGGCTTTGCGCTTATGGCCATGATTGGTCTTTCGATCAGCGCCAGGCGGCCATCGTGAGCCCAAGCATGATTGCCATCAGCATGTTTGGTCTCATGGTCGTGCTCATGCTGCTGCGCATGCCCGTGGCTGCAGCCATGTTTATTCCTGGGGCCCTTGGCTTTGCCTGGATTGCCGGCACCGACACATTACTTGGCGCACTCAAGGGCACCACCATGGCACGGCTCTCGGTCTACGAGCTGTCCGTCATTCCTTTGTTTCTCTTAATGGGGCAGCTTGCTGTCAAAGCCGGCCTATCCAAATCGCTCTTTGAAGCTGCTGCCGCACTGGTGGGCCACCTCAAAGGTGGACTGGGGTTCGCTGCCATTTTTGCCTGTGCCGTGTTTGGTTCTATCTGCGGCTCTTCGGTGGCCACAGCCGCCACCATCACGCAGGTGGCCTATCCCGAGATGAAATCACACGGCTATAGCGGCAGGCTGTCCACCGCAACACTGGCCACCGGTGGCACGCTGGGCATTTTAATTCCGCCATCGGTGCCGCTTGTGATTTATGCCATCTTGGCCGAACAAAACATTGCCAAACTCTTTGCGGCCAGTATCGTGCCGGCACTCGTTGCCATTGCCGGATACTTGGTCGTGCTACGGTTGATGCATCGGCATGACGGCCAGACCACCCCACTGCCACGCGCTAGTTCCGCCGCCCGCCGCCAGGCCTTGCTTGGTGTATCGCCAATCCTGATTATTTTTCTCTTGGTCTTTGGCGGAATTTACTCCGGCATTTTCACACCCACCGAGGGCGCTGCCATTGGCACCGCTGGAGTGCTGATCTCGGGGCTGATTCGAAAAACGCTGGACTGGTCAGCACTGGGCGCTTCCGTGCTTGTAACAGCAGAAACAACCGCCATGATCTTTTTCATTTTTCTTGGCGCCGACTTAATGAATTCGGGTCTTGCGTTAACGCAACTGCCTACTGAGCTGGCCAGCTGGGTCACCACCATCACGGCAGATCCACTCTGGATTTTGGTGGCCGTGCTGCTGCTCTACCTGGTGCTTAGCTCCGTGATGGATGAGCTCTCCATGATCATGCTCACGATTCCAGTGCTATTTCCCGCGCTTATGGGCCTGGATTTGTGGGGGTTAGAAGCGCAAGACAAGGCGATCTGGTTTGGCATTTTGGTGCTGATGATTGTGCAGTTTGGGCTCATTGCGCCACCCATTGGATTGAATGTGATTATTGTGAACAGCCTGGCCCGGGAAGTGCCCATCACCCAGACCTATCGGGGGGTGCTGCCCTTTCTTGTCACCGATGCGTTGCGCATTGTGCTGTTGTTGCTGTTTCCATCGCTATCGCTTTGGTTGGTTCACTTACTGCACTAA
- a CDS encoding biopolymer transporter ExbD, translated as MAMGKFESSGSGQPLSEINTTPLVDVMLVLLVIFIITAPLMTRAISLDLPKSDTPTVSTPENTLNVSINAKGELFLDKKPVSKEELRSALEAAATKSKQTPIHLRAERDTRYEAVVEVMALANRLGLSQLAFVTDLAQSAKP; from the coding sequence ATGGCCATGGGAAAGTTTGAATCGTCGGGAAGCGGTCAGCCGCTCTCAGAAATCAACACCACACCACTTGTCGATGTGATGTTGGTGCTCTTGGTGATCTTCATCATCACGGCACCCTTGATGACACGGGCCATTTCACTGGATCTGCCCAAATCCGACACGCCAACAGTCAGCACACCAGAAAACACACTCAACGTCAGCATCAATGCCAAGGGTGAGCTTTTCTTAGATAAAAAACCTGTCAGTAAAGAGGAACTGCGGTCTGCGCTAGAGGCAGCCGCTACCAAATCCAAGCAGACGCCCATTCACCTGCGTGCCGAGCGTGATACGCGTTATGAAGCGGTGGTGGAAGTGATGGCCCTGGCCAACCGCCTGGGCTTGAGTCAGTTGGCCTTTGTCACGGACTTGGCCCAATCGGCCAAGCCCTAA
- a CDS encoding MotA/TolQ/ExbB proton channel family protein: protein MSNSSQGLAHMLSNADAVIWLTAIVLLVMSVISWTLIISKGRLSQRLRKSAATIAASFWQSKSMDDGLAAIRSAEPAPLFSDLAQTAIDLQKASASGTLDGQSTLEDRITRALRRSLHASTTVLESGLVVLASIGATAPFVGLFGTVWSIYHALINISGSGQIMIEQVAGPVGEALIMTAFGLFVAIPAVLAYNALTRGNRVVIAELDAFANDLRAYLLKKTA, encoded by the coding sequence ATGTCGAATTCTTCTCAGGGCCTGGCCCACATGCTGTCCAATGCCGATGCAGTGATCTGGCTCACAGCCATTGTTTTGCTGGTGATGTCGGTGATCTCGTGGACGCTCATCATTTCAAAGGGGCGACTTAGCCAGCGGCTGCGGAAGTCGGCAGCAACGATCGCGGCAAGCTTTTGGCAATCCAAAAGCATGGACGATGGCCTGGCCGCGATTCGCAGCGCCGAGCCTGCGCCTTTGTTTTCAGATCTGGCGCAAACGGCGATTGATCTGCAAAAGGCCTCGGCAAGTGGAACGCTCGATGGCCAATCCACTCTTGAAGACCGCATTACGCGGGCCTTGCGCCGCAGCCTTCATGCTTCAACCACGGTACTCGAGTCTGGCCTGGTGGTGCTGGCATCGATTGGTGCCACTGCGCCCTTTGTCGGGTTATTTGGCACGGTATGGAGTATTTATCACGCACTCATTAATATCTCGGGCAGTGGCCAGATCATGATTGAGCAGGTGGCTGGTCCCGTGGGCGAGGCCTTGATCATGACGGCCTTTGGTCTGTTTGTGGCCATTCCTGCTGTGCTGGCCTATAACGCGCTCACACGCGGCAACCGGGTGGTGATTGCAGAATTAGATGCCTTTGCCAATGATCTGCGGGCCTATCTTTTAAAGAAAACCGCGTAA
- a CDS encoding copper chaperone PCu(A)C has protein sequence MKKLLTTLAATAMLSLLPAAHAAKFTKGPLVIEDPVAMPSAPGQPHGAIFIEEIRNSGKTADELVGARSAVSKTMEVHRMVMDNNVMKMREIPGIPVPANGKVTMKRGSPDGYHLMLMNLNKPLKEGEKFPVTLIFKNAGEQEVTVEVKKLQQGMGHSGPMKH, from the coding sequence ATGAAAAAACTACTTACCACCCTCGCTGCCACCGCCATGCTCAGCCTGCTGCCTGCAGCCCATGCTGCCAAGTTCACCAAAGGCCCGCTGGTGATTGAAGACCCCGTGGCCATGCCAAGTGCCCCCGGCCAGCCCCATGGCGCTATCTTCATTGAAGAGATTCGCAATAGCGGTAAAACCGCCGATGAACTCGTTGGTGCCCGCTCTGCGGTATCCAAAACCATGGAAGTCCACCGCATGGTGATGGACAACAACGTCATGAAGATGCGTGAAATTCCTGGCATTCCCGTTCCCGCTAACGGAAAAGTCACCATGAAGCGCGGCAGCCCCGATGGCTATCACCTCATGCTCATGAATCTGAATAAGCCGCTCAAAGAAGGCGAGAAGTTCCCCGTTACCCTGATTTTCAAAAATGCGGGCGAACAGGAAGTGACCGTTGAAGTGAAAAAGCTTCAGCAGGGCATGGGCCACTCAGGCCCAATGAAACACTAA
- the maiA gene encoding maleylacetoacetate isomerase has translation MIRLHHFPKSSASYRVRIALALKGLDYESIPVDLRAAEHATDAYRLLNPDGLVPLLEDGDVRVSQSMAMIEYLEECYPQPALLPSTAPERARVRGLAQLVACDIHPLNNLRVLQYLIGSMGVSRPDKDRWYAHWISEGMAALERRLAEPATGDFCHGNTPGLADCFLVPQVINANRMAVDLSAFPRVRAIADRCLNLPAFQASKLD, from the coding sequence ATGATTCGCCTGCATCACTTCCCGAAATCGTCGGCCTCTTACCGGGTGCGCATTGCGCTAGCGCTCAAAGGGCTGGACTACGAGTCGATTCCAGTCGATTTGCGGGCCGCAGAGCACGCCACTGATGCATACCGTTTGCTGAACCCAGATGGCCTGGTGCCGCTTCTGGAAGACGGTGATGTGCGTGTTTCGCAATCGATGGCCATGATTGAGTATTTAGAAGAGTGCTATCCGCAGCCAGCCCTGCTGCCATCGACCGCGCCCGAGCGTGCACGAGTACGTGGCTTGGCCCAGCTGGTGGCCTGCGATATTCATCCGCTAAACAATTTGCGTGTGCTGCAATATCTCATCGGCTCCATGGGTGTGAGCCGGCCTGATAAGGACCGCTGGTATGCCCATTGGATTTCCGAGGGCATGGCAGCACTCGAGCGCCGCCTGGCAGAGCCCGCCACGGGTGATTTTTGTCACGGCAATACGCCGGGCCTTGCCGATTGTTTCTTAGTGCCCCAGGTGATCAATGCCAATCGCATGGCGGTGGATTTGTCGGCATTCCCGCGTGTTCGTGCGATTGCCGATCGCTGCCTGAACTTGCCTGCATTTCAGGCATCCAAATTAGACTAA
- the rplI gene encoding 50S ribosomal protein L9 → MQVILLEKVVNLGQLGDVVRVKDGFARNFLIPNGMARRATEQAKAEFEARRAELEKAQAEKLAAAQALGAKMSGLVLEVSQKAGVDGRLFGSVTNFDIAEALKGKGIDVAKACVRMPNGPLKMVGDHAIQVAPHTDVVADITVRVIGETA, encoded by the coding sequence ATGCAAGTCATTCTTCTTGAAAAAGTCGTCAACCTGGGTCAGCTTGGCGATGTGGTCCGCGTGAAAGACGGTTTTGCACGCAACTTTTTGATTCCCAATGGCATGGCACGCCGTGCCACTGAGCAGGCCAAGGCTGAATTCGAAGCCCGCCGTGCTGAGTTGGAAAAAGCACAGGCTGAAAAGCTGGCTGCTGCCCAGGCGCTCGGCGCCAAAATGTCGGGCCTGGTCTTGGAAGTGTCGCAAAAGGCCGGTGTGGACGGTCGCCTGTTTGGCTCTGTGACCAACTTCGACATTGCTGAAGCGCTCAAGGGCAAAGGCATCGACGTGGCGAAAGCCTGTGTGCGTATGCCCAACGGTCCGCTGAAAATGGTGGGTGATCATGCCATTCAAGTGGCGCCCCACACCGATGTGGTGGCCGACATTACGGTCCGCGTGATCGGCGAGACCGCCTAA
- a CDS encoding TRAP transporter small permease gives MQRLARGFAMLGGIALGLLVLTTVVSVIGRSLFQAPIPGDIEIAQLLMAFAISCFLPWCQWHHSHVVIEFFTKGLTQRHQRQLQRVGDGLMGLIAAVLAWRTLSAAVSALPTNESSMILGIPTWIHYAILVPGFALMAMIGLSISARRPS, from the coding sequence ATGCAAAGACTGGCTCGGGGCTTTGCCATGCTTGGTGGAATTGCACTGGGGCTGCTGGTGCTCACGACCGTGGTCAGTGTGATTGGCAGAAGCCTGTTTCAGGCACCGATTCCCGGTGATATTGAAATTGCGCAACTGCTCATGGCCTTTGCCATTAGCTGCTTTCTGCCCTGGTGCCAGTGGCACCACTCCCATGTGGTGATTGAGTTTTTTACCAAGGGGCTGACCCAGCGGCACCAAAGACAGCTGCAACGCGTGGGCGATGGCTTAATGGGTCTGATTGCAGCGGTGTTGGCCTGGCGCACTCTGAGTGCTGCCGTGAGCGCCCTACCCACCAACGAGAGCAGCATGATTCTTGGCATTCCAACGTGGATTCATTACGCCATCTTGGTGCCAGGCTTTGCGCTTATGGCCATGATTGGTCTTTCGATCAGCGCCAGGCGGCCATCGTGA
- a CDS encoding sulfurtransferase, which produces MNPIISVNELVGLQDNILIVDCRHDLMNPDAGAKAYAEGHLPGAAFLHLDRDLSSPANGRNGRHPLPDPQAFAALLASLGANEKTLIIGYDASAGVYASRLWWMCRWIGHLKCGVLDGGFQQWLAADGPLSVEPFTPKAPGKITVRPSLAPLWTVDHVQAWVNAGSDRDIAYLIDARAPERYRGDVEPLDPVGGHIPGTINRVFVNNLDSKGCFKPASKLREEFEAIIGEQDPMAVVHTCGSGVTACHNLLAMEIAGLAGSALYAGSWSEWCSDPSRPMAKGD; this is translated from the coding sequence ATTAATCCGATCATCTCTGTTAATGAACTGGTCGGGCTTCAAGACAACATTCTGATTGTGGATTGTCGTCATGACCTGATGAACCCCGATGCTGGTGCCAAGGCCTATGCCGAAGGCCATCTTCCTGGGGCGGCGTTTTTACATCTGGACCGCGATCTCTCTAGTCCAGCAAACGGCCGCAATGGCCGTCACCCGCTGCCCGACCCACAGGCCTTTGCAGCGCTTCTCGCCTCGCTTGGCGCCAACGAAAAAACACTGATCATTGGCTACGATGCATCGGCGGGTGTGTATGCATCTCGCTTGTGGTGGATGTGCCGATGGATTGGCCACTTGAAATGCGGCGTACTCGATGGTGGTTTTCAGCAATGGTTGGCAGCCGATGGCCCACTGTCGGTGGAGCCGTTTACGCCCAAAGCACCAGGGAAAATTACGGTGCGGCCCTCACTTGCGCCGCTTTGGACGGTCGATCACGTGCAGGCCTGGGTTAATGCTGGTTCTGATCGCGACATTGCTTATTTGATTGATGCCCGCGCTCCTGAGCGTTATCGGGGCGATGTGGAACCACTCGACCCAGTTGGCGGACATATTCCGGGCACCATCAACCGTGTATTTGTGAACAACTTAGACAGCAAGGGCTGCTTTAAGCCGGCATCAAAGCTACGCGAAGAATTTGAAGCCATCATTGGCGAGCAAGACCCCATGGCGGTGGTGCACACCTGTGGCTCTGGTGTCACGGCCTGCCATAACCTGTTGGCCATGGAGATCGCAGGGCTCGCTGGCAGTGCGCTCTACGCCGGCTCTTGGAGTGAGTGGTGTAGTGACCCCAGCAGGCCCATGGCCAAGGGTGACTAA
- the priB gene encoding primosomal replication protein N — translation MTNRVLLSGSLVEKKAKRYTPAGLPVVELTLAHDSQVEEAASQRVVQFEVRVKAVGQVAERIEAVQIGSNVQASGFLAPARQHSKQLIFHLTEFELE, via the coding sequence GTGACAAATCGGGTCTTGCTGTCGGGAAGTCTGGTCGAAAAAAAGGCCAAGCGTTACACCCCAGCAGGTCTTCCGGTTGTGGAACTTACCCTGGCCCATGATTCACAAGTTGAAGAGGCCGCATCACAGCGCGTTGTGCAGTTTGAAGTCCGCGTCAAAGCGGTTGGCCAAGTGGCCGAACGAATTGAAGCAGTTCAGATTGGCAGCAATGTGCAGGCAAGCGGATTTCTAGCCCCGGCGCGACAGCACAGCAAGCAACTCATATTTCACCTTACCGAATTTGAATTGGAGTAA
- the dnaB gene encoding replicative DNA helicase — protein sequence MDTQALALRVPPHSIEAEASVLGGLLLDNGAWDRIGDLVRPDDFYRADHRLIFDCIAKLIDAAKPADVVTVFEALQSLGRADEVGGLAYLNTLAHETPSAANIRRYAEIVRDRAILRNLVSVSDQIATQALNPAGKETRQILDEAESHIFQIGEQGSRTSGGFQDFHTVLARVVEKVDDLYQTPNASDVTGVPSGFTDLDQKTAGMHPGDLIIVAGRPSMGKTSLALNIAEHVAISESLPVAVFSMEMGAEQLAMRVLCSVGRLDAQRVRTGRLTEDDWNRLTQAMGRMKEARIHIDETPGLNPLELRSRARRLSRQYGTLGLIVVDYLQLMSASSMGENRTTEISEITRSLKGLAKELGCPVLALSQLNRTVEQRTDKRPVMSDLRESGAIEQDADVILFIYRDEVYRPDTPDKGVAEIIIAKQRNGPIGTVRLTFLGQYTKFENHAPPPPAGYSSEY from the coding sequence ATGGATACCCAGGCGCTTGCGCTGCGGGTTCCCCCGCATTCCATTGAAGCAGAGGCCTCCGTTTTAGGGGGCCTTTTGCTTGATAACGGCGCATGGGATCGCATTGGCGATCTGGTTCGGCCCGATGATTTTTACCGGGCCGATCACCGCCTGATTTTTGACTGCATTGCCAAACTGATTGACGCTGCTAAACCGGCAGACGTGGTCACGGTATTCGAAGCACTGCAGAGTCTGGGCCGCGCCGATGAAGTGGGCGGCCTGGCTTACTTAAACACACTGGCCCATGAGACACCGTCTGCGGCCAATATCCGTCGCTATGCCGAGATCGTTCGTGATCGCGCTATCTTGCGCAATCTGGTGTCGGTTAGTGATCAGATTGCCACGCAGGCCTTAAACCCTGCGGGTAAAGAAACCCGCCAGATTTTGGACGAGGCCGAGAGCCATATTTTTCAAATCGGTGAGCAGGGTTCGCGCACATCGGGTGGCTTTCAAGACTTTCACACGGTCTTGGCCCGCGTGGTGGAAAAGGTCGACGATCTTTATCAAACTCCCAATGCATCGGATGTCACCGGTGTGCCATCGGGCTTTACCGATCTGGATCAAAAAACCGCGGGCATGCACCCAGGGGACTTGATCATTGTGGCGGGCCGTCCCAGTATGGGTAAGACCTCGCTCGCGTTGAATATTGCCGAGCATGTGGCCATTTCCGAAAGCCTGCCGGTGGCCGTCTTCAGTATGGAGATGGGCGCAGAGCAACTGGCTATGCGGGTCTTGTGTTCGGTGGGCCGATTGGATGCGCAGCGCGTGCGCACGGGCCGACTAACGGAAGACGATTGGAATCGGCTAACGCAGGCCATGGGCCGTATGAAAGAAGCCCGCATTCATATCGATGAAACCCCGGGCTTAAATCCATTAGAACTTCGGTCGCGTGCACGCCGGCTCTCGCGCCAATACGGCACACTCGGGCTGATTGTGGTGGACTACCTGCAGTTGATGAGCGCATCAAGCATGGGTGAAAACCGCACCACTGAAATTTCTGAGATCACACGATCACTCAAAGGTCTTGCCAAAGAGTTGGGCTGCCCGGTGTTGGCACTTTCACAGCTGAACCGAACGGTTGAGCAGCGCACCGACAAACGGCCCGTGATGAGCGACCTGCGCGAATCCGGCGCCATCGAACAAGATGCCGACGTGATTTTGTTCATCTATCGCGACGAAGTCTATCGGCCCGACACACCTGATAAAGGCGTGGCCGAGATCATCATTGCAAAACAGCGTAACGGCCCCATTGGCACAGTTCGGCTGACCTTTTTGGGCCAATACACCAAGTTTGAAAACCACGCACCGCCACCGCCGGCGGGCTACTCATCGGAGTATTAA
- the rpsF gene encoding 30S ribosomal protein S6, translating to MRHYEIVFIVHPDQSEQVPAMIERYSAIVTSKGGKVHRTEDWGRRQLAYPIEKVAKAHYVLMNIECGQPEMDELDHAFRFNDAVLRHLVVAMKKAETGPSPMIKVIQREEARKAVAEAPVAA from the coding sequence GTGCGTCATTACGAGATCGTTTTTATTGTGCATCCTGATCAGAGCGAGCAGGTGCCCGCCATGATCGAGCGCTACAGCGCCATCGTCACCTCCAAGGGTGGCAAGGTCCATCGGACCGAAGACTGGGGCCGTCGCCAACTGGCTTACCCCATCGAAAAAGTTGCCAAAGCCCACTACGTGCTCATGAACATTGAGTGCGGCCAGCCTGAAATGGACGAACTGGACCATGCCTTCCGCTTTAACGATGCGGTTCTGCGTCACCTGGTGGTTGCCATGAAGAAAGCTGAAACAGGCCCATCGCCGATGATCAAAGTCATCCAGCGCGAAGAAGCCCGCAAGGCTGTTGCAGAGGCGCCCGTAGCTGCCTAA
- the rpsR gene encoding 30S ribosomal protein S18 — translation MAFNKKFDKNKRPRRPAQSALFKRKRVCRFTAEGVEQIDYKDIDTLKDFVTETGKIIPARITGTNARYQRQLTTAIKRARFLALIAFTDNH, via the coding sequence ATGGCTTTCAACAAAAAATTTGACAAAAACAAGCGTCCCCGTCGTCCCGCACAGTCGGCACTCTTTAAGCGCAAGCGCGTCTGCCGCTTCACCGCCGAAGGCGTGGAGCAGATCGATTACAAAGACATCGACACGCTCAAAGACTTCGTGACCGAGACCGGCAAGATTATTCCTGCGCGTATTACTGGTACCAACGCCCGTTACCAGCGCCAACTGACGACCGCGATCAAGCGCGCTCGTTTTCTGGCCCTGATCGCGTTTACCGACAACCATTAA